One genomic region from Pseudoduganella lutea encodes:
- the gshA gene encoding glutamate--cysteine ligase translates to MVPHLVTALTGPLLDLEEKILAATPAIERWFRLEWQEHTPPFYCSVDLRNAGYKLAPVDTNLFPGGFHYLASEMLPLSVQAAMAAIDKYCPDARNLLVIPESYNRHPTYLENVARLAQIFRQTGLHVRLGTLDPSITQPTPLALPDGNMLVVEPLERSTNGRRVGLKDFDPCTILLNNDLSIGTPDILQNIHEQSLLPPLHAGWGMRRKHNHFTAYDEVAKKFGKLIGVDPWMVNPFHARCGEVDLQSGEGQDCLAGNVDAVLAKIRKKYKEYGIKEKPFVIIKPDAGTYGKGIISIRDAAELKDLSPQQRERMSVVKDGQVISELNIQEGVPTFESIKDAVAEPVVYMIDRYVVGGFYRVHAERGVDQNLNAPGSEFVPLAFAQQHAVPDLKAKPGTAAPNRFYVYGVVARLALLAASLEMERTDPNPEVY, encoded by the coding sequence ATGGTTCCCCACCTCGTCACGGCCCTGACCGGACCGCTGCTCGATCTCGAAGAAAAAATCCTGGCCGCGACCCCCGCCATCGAGCGCTGGTTCCGGCTGGAATGGCAGGAACACACGCCGCCGTTCTATTGTTCGGTCGACCTGCGCAATGCCGGCTACAAGCTCGCCCCAGTGGACACGAACCTGTTCCCCGGCGGTTTCCACTACCTGGCCAGCGAAATGCTCCCGCTGTCGGTGCAGGCCGCGATGGCCGCGATCGACAAATATTGCCCCGATGCCCGCAACCTGCTGGTGATCCCCGAAAGCTACAACCGCCATCCCACTTACCTGGAAAACGTGGCGCGCCTGGCGCAGATCTTCCGCCAGACGGGCCTGCACGTGCGGCTGGGCACGCTGGATCCGTCGATCACGCAGCCTACGCCGCTGGCGCTGCCGGACGGGAACATGCTCGTCGTCGAGCCGCTCGAGCGCTCGACCAACGGCCGCCGCGTGGGGCTGAAGGACTTCGATCCGTGCACGATCCTGCTGAACAACGACCTGTCGATCGGCACGCCGGACATCCTGCAAAACATCCATGAACAAAGCCTGCTGCCGCCGCTGCACGCCGGCTGGGGCATGCGCCGCAAGCACAACCATTTCACCGCCTACGACGAAGTGGCCAAGAAATTCGGCAAGCTGATCGGCGTCGATCCATGGATGGTGAACCCGTTCCATGCCCGCTGCGGCGAAGTCGACCTGCAATCGGGCGAAGGCCAGGATTGCCTGGCGGGCAATGTCGACGCGGTGCTGGCCAAGATCCGCAAGAAATACAAGGAATACGGGATCAAGGAAAAGCCGTTCGTCATCATCAAGCCGGATGCGGGCACCTACGGCAAGGGCATCATCAGCATCCGCGACGCGGCCGAGCTGAAGGACCTGTCGCCGCAGCAGCGCGAGCGCATGTCGGTGGTCAAGGATGGCCAGGTCATCAGCGAGCTGAACATCCAGGAAGGCGTGCCCACGTTCGAGAGCATCAAGGACGCGGTGGCCGAGCCGGTGGTCTACATGATCGACCGCTACGTGGTCGGCGGCTTCTACCGCGTGCACGCGGAGCGGGGCGTGGACCAGAACCTGAACGCGCCGGGCTCGGAGTTCGTGCCGCTGGCGTTCGCGCAGCAGCACGCCGTGCCCGATCTGAAGGCCAAGCCCGGCACCGCCGCGCCGAACCGGTTCTACGTGTACGGCGTGGTGGCCCGGCTGGCGCTGCTGGCCGCGTCGCTGGAAATGGAACGCACCGATCCGAATCCCGAAGTGTACTGA
- the amt gene encoding ammonium transporter translates to MKKMITKWLAGAAMLMAFSAAPAWAQDTATADAPAATATATAPAAAEAAPALAPAAAAPAAAEAAPAAAPTPHKGDTSWMFVSTLLVIMMSIPGLALFYGGLVRSKNMLSILMQIFTIFSLIIVLWCLYGYSIAFTEGNAFFGGFSRALLNGIYDPVAGTFAYAATFSKGVVIPEFIFVAFQGTFAAITCGLIVGAFAERAKFAAVLAFIVIWFTFAYLPMAHMVWFWSGPDAITDAASLATVTAKGGYLWGHGALDFAGGTVVHINAAVAGLVGAYMMGKRVGYGRESMAPHSLVMTMIGASLLWVGWFGFNAGSALEAGDIAALAFVNTLLATAAATVSWLFAEWIFKGKPSMLGAVSGAVAGLVAITPAAGFVGPMGGLVIGLLAGVVCLWGVNGLKRMLGADDSLDVFGVHGVGGILGAVLTGVFAAPSLGGQGIWDYVANKASADYSIGGQVVTQLIGVGVTILWSGIVAFIAYKLVDIVIGLRVPEEQEREGLDINSHGETAYHI, encoded by the coding sequence GCCACCGCAACGGCCACCGCGCCCGCCGCGGCTGAAGCCGCACCGGCCCTGGCACCAGCCGCGGCCGCACCGGCCGCCGCCGAAGCGGCACCAGCCGCCGCCCCCACGCCGCACAAGGGCGATACGAGCTGGATGTTCGTGTCCACGCTGCTGGTCATCATGATGTCGATTCCCGGCCTGGCCCTGTTCTACGGCGGCCTGGTGCGCTCGAAGAACATGCTGTCCATCCTGATGCAGATCTTCACGATCTTCTCGCTGATCATCGTGCTGTGGTGCCTGTACGGCTATTCGATCGCGTTCACCGAAGGCAATGCGTTCTTCGGCGGCTTCAGCCGCGCGCTGCTGAACGGCATCTACGACCCGGTCGCCGGAACGTTCGCCTATGCGGCCACGTTCAGCAAGGGCGTCGTCATCCCCGAATTCATCTTCGTCGCGTTCCAGGGCACGTTTGCGGCCATTACCTGCGGCCTGATCGTGGGCGCCTTCGCCGAGCGCGCGAAATTCGCCGCCGTGCTGGCTTTCATCGTGATCTGGTTCACCTTTGCCTACCTGCCGATGGCGCACATGGTCTGGTTCTGGAGCGGCCCGGATGCGATCACCGATGCGGCCTCGCTGGCCACCGTGACCGCCAAGGGCGGCTACCTGTGGGGCCACGGCGCGCTGGACTTCGCCGGCGGCACCGTGGTGCACATCAATGCCGCTGTCGCCGGCCTGGTCGGTGCCTACATGATGGGCAAGCGTGTGGGTTACGGCCGTGAATCGATGGCACCGCATTCGCTCGTGATGACGATGATCGGCGCCTCGCTGCTGTGGGTGGGCTGGTTCGGCTTCAACGCCGGTTCCGCGCTGGAAGCGGGCGACATCGCCGCACTGGCCTTCGTGAACACGCTGCTGGCGACTGCCGCCGCCACCGTGTCCTGGCTGTTCGCCGAATGGATCTTCAAGGGCAAGCCATCGATGCTGGGTGCCGTCTCCGGTGCCGTTGCCGGCCTGGTGGCCATCACCCCGGCCGCCGGCTTCGTCGGCCCGATGGGCGGCCTGGTCATCGGCCTGCTGGCCGGCGTGGTCTGCCTGTGGGGCGTGAACGGCCTGAAGCGCATGCTGGGCGCCGACGACTCGCTGGACGTGTTCGGCGTGCACGGCGTGGGCGGTATTTTGGGCGCGGTGCTGACGGGCGTGTTCGCTGCGCCGTCGCTGGGCGGGCAGGGCATCTGGGATTACGTTGCCAACAAGGCTTCCGCCGACTACTCGATCGGCGGCCAGGTGGTCACCCAGCTGATCGGCGTGGGCGTCACGATCCTGTGGTCGGGCATCGTGGCCTTCATCGCCTACAAGCTGGTCGACATCGTCATCGGCCTGCGCGTGCCGGAAGAACAGGAGCGTGAAGGCCTGGACATCAACAGCCACGGCGAAACGGCATATCACATCTGA